A single genomic interval of Gouania willdenowi chromosome 10, fGouWil2.1, whole genome shotgun sequence harbors:
- the gabra6a gene encoding gamma-aminobutyric acid receptor subunit alpha-6a, translated as MAVHSGTITTLVFWMSLYLVCGNEKVFSDNITRILDRLLDGYDNRLRPGSGGGVTEVKTDIFVTSFGPVSDVKMEFTMDMFFRQMWVDERLKFEGPTEILRLNNRMVDKIWTPDTFFRNSRRSISHNMTTPNKLFRIMQNGTVLYTMRLTIGAECPMSLMDFPMDGHACPLRFGSYAYTSNEIFFTWKKGPIASVECPKESISLLQYDLVGQTLSSEIFKSNTGHYSVQVVHFHLQRKLGYYLIQTYIPLIMVVVLSQVSFWINKESVPARTVAGITTVLTMTTLSISARQSLPKVAYATAMDWFIAVCFAFVASALVEFAAVNYFATLQAHDLKKEKARQDRLEVLAAGSDNDDTISESDSNPREGLKKRNFSMCRSEPDDTPPVPIFLQQGSAFPQIPQLAGTSPIDKYARILFPLTFGLFNLVYWYIYLVKDTMERARDV; from the exons ATGGCTGTACACTCTGGAACAATCACCACTCTGGTCTTCTGGATGAG TCTATATCTTGTATGTGGTAATGAAAAGGTTTTCTCAGACAACATCACGCGCATCTTAGATCGACTTTTGGATGGCTATGACAACAGGCTGAGACCTGGTTCTGGAG GGGGTGTTACTGAAGTGAAAACGGACATTTTTGTCACCAGCTTTGGACCTGTTTCAGATGTTAAGATG gaGTTCACCATGGACATGTTTTTCCGTCAGATGTGGGTCGACGAGCGTCTGAAGTTTGAAGGCCCGACTGAGATTCTGCGTCTGAACAACCGTATGGTGGACAAGATCTGGACGCCCGACACTTTCTTCAGAAACTCTAGGAGGTCCATTTCCCATAACATGACCACTCCGAATAAGCTTTTCCGCATCATGCAAAATGGGACTGTTCTCTACACCATGAG GTTGACAATCGGTGCAGAGTGTCCAATGAGTCTAATGGACTTTCCTATGGATGGTCATGCTTGTCCCCTCAGATTTGGAAGCT ATGCATACACCAGCAATGAAATTTTTTTCACTTGGAAGAAAGGACCAATCGCCTCCGTCGAGTGTCCGAAAGAGTCCATAAGTCTTCTGCAGTATGATCTTGTGGGACAGACTTTGTCCAGCGAGATATTCAAATCAAACACAG GTCACTACTCAGTGCAGGTGGTCCATTTCCACCTTCAGAGAAAGCTTGGCTACTACCTCATCCAGACCTATATTCCTCTCATTATGGTGGTGGTGCTGTCACAAGTCTCATTTTGGATCAACAAGGAGTCTGTTCCTGCTCGCACAGTGGCTG GCATCACCACTGTGCTGACCATGACCACCTTAAGCATCAGCGCCCGGCAGTCCCTGCCCAAAGTGGCCTATGCAACGGCCATGGACTGGTTCATTGCTGTGTGTTTTGCTTTCGTGGCTTCGGCTCTGGTAGAATTTGCGGCGGTGAATTACTTTGCCACCTTGCAGGCACATGATCTGAAGAAGGAGAAAGCTCGGCAGGACAGGCTTGAGGTGTTGGCTGCTGGCAGTGACAATGATGACACCATTTCA GAGTCGGACAGCAATCCTCGCGAAGGCCTCAAAAAGAGGAACTTCTCGATGTGTCGCAGCGAGCCAGATGACACGCCCCCCGTGCCCATCTTCCTCCAACAAGGTTCAGCTTTCCCCCAAATCCCACAACTGGCCGGCACCAGCCCTATTGACAAGTACGCCCGTATTCTGTTCCCACTGACCTTTGGCCTTTTCAACCTTGTCTACTGGTACATCTACCTGGTCAAAGACACCATGGAGAGAGCCAG GGATGTGTAA
- the nudcd2 gene encoding nudC domain-containing protein 2, translating into MSAHFEEKSGVVPCKTSWGSWYQTMDEVFIEVNVPQGTSAKEVQCRLGSRDIELHVRGKQIFKGKLFDTTVSDEATWTLEDKCLIQIVLMKTNREAGNCWSSLLQGEYGADAWVQDQMQRKLTLERFQRENPGFDFSGAEISGNYTGGGPDFSHLQK; encoded by the exons ATGTCGGCGCACTTTGAGGAGAAGAGCGGAGTGGTCCCCTGTAAGACCTCCTGGGGCTCCTGGTACCAAACCATGGACGAGGTCTTCATCGAAGTCAACGTTCCTCAAGgaacctctgccaaggaggttcAGTGTCGCCTAGGGAGCCGAGACATCGAGCTGCACGTCAGAGGAAAGCAAATATTCAAG GGAAAGTTGTTCGACACAACAGTTTCAGATGAAGCCACGTGGACACTTG AGGACAAATGCCTCATTCAGATCGTTCTGATGAAGACCAACAGAGAGGCGGGGAACTGCTGGTCCTCCCTGCTGCAGGGCGAGTATGGAGCCGACGCATGGGTGCAGGACCAGATGCAGAGGAAGCTCACGCTGGAGAGGTTTCAACGAGAG AACCCTGGATTTGACTTCAGTGGTGCAGAGATCTCTGGGAACTATACTGGTGGTGGTCCAGATTTCTCCCATTTACAGAAGTGA
- the ccng1 gene encoding cyclin-G1, with protein MIDSVTAPVAQPFAIQLKGLTDLEGRCQPKLGGLRLIESAQDNGLRMTARLREMEVKDLLSLTRFFGFSSETFSLAVSMLDRFLSVMKIQPKHLSCVGLCCFYIAIKSSEEEKNVPLANDLIRISQNRFTVSDMIRMEKIIMQKLYWKVKAPTALHFLRLFHGHMQEHLDAESKKILSLERLEALLKACHCSFIFTKIKPSLLALALLCFEAEEEYDPELTHNISEILTSLKLQLNIKDGDLVCVQELVGKCVVEYATAKCSKPNSQRLRWTISGRTARQLKHSYYKIAHLPTIPESAC; from the exons ATGATTGACTCAGTCACAGCACCTGTAGCACAGCCTTTTGCCATCCAGCTGAAGGGTTTAACGGACCTGGAGGGCCGATGCCAACCAAAGCTGGGCGGTTTAAGGCTCATCGAATCGGCCCAGGACAACGGCCTCAGGATGACCGCTAGACTCCGAGAGATGGAGGTGAAGGACCTGCTCTCACTGACCAGGTTCTTTGGCTTTAGCTCAGAGACCTTCTCACTGGCCGTCAGCATGCTGGATCGATTTCTCTCTGTAATGAAG ATCCAGCCAAAGCACCTCTCCTGTGTTGGTCTGTGCTGCTTCTACATCGCAATCAAGTcctcagaggaggagaagaatgTGCCGCTGGCCAATGACCTGATCCGCATCAGTCAGAACCGCTTCACTGTGTCTGACATGATTAGAATGGAGAAAATCATTATGCAGAAGCTCTACTGGAAGGTGAAAGCTCCCACAGCCCTCCACTTCCTCCGCCTCTTCCATGGACACATGCAGGAGCATCTCGATGCTGAGAG caAGAAGATCCTGAGCCTTGAGAGATTGGAGGCACTGCTGAAAGCTTGTCACTGCTCATTCATCTTCACCAAAATAAAG CCATCCCTGCTTGCTTTGGCACTCCTTTGTTTTGAGGCAGAGGAAGAATATGATCCCGAGCTCACGCACAACATATCAGAGATCCTAACGAGTCTGAAGCTGCAGCTGAAT atcaAAGACGGAGACCTTGTTTGTGTGCAGGAGCTGGTTGGAAAATGTGTGGTTGAATACGCCACTGCAAAGTGCTCCAAGCCAAACAGCCAGAGGCTCCGCTGGACCATCTCAGGCAGAACTGCACGTCAGCTGAAGCACAGCTACTACAAGATCGCTCACCTTCCCACCATACCTGAGTCGGCGTGTTAA
- the LOC114471307 gene encoding septin-8-A-like isoform X1, which translates to MAAAEVDVFANEEKRNLDLGGHVGFDSLPDQLVSKSVAQGFCFNILCVGETGIGKSTMMNTLFNTMFENEEASHYERDVQLRPETYELRESNVNLKLTVVQTVGFGDQINKEDSFKPILDYIDTQFEKYLEEELKIKRSLFNYHDTRIHICLYFIAPNGHSLKSLDLVTMKKLDSKVNIIPIIAKSDTVNRSELDKLKIKIMSELVSNGVQIYQFPTEDEAVAEINSSMNTHLPFAVVGSVDDVKVGNKLVKARMYPWGSVQVENESHCDFVKLREMLLRVNMEDLREQTHARHYELYRRCKLEEMGFKDTGPDSQSFSLQETYEAKRKEFLVELQRKEEEMRQMFVNKVKETEAELKEKEKELHERFEQLKRMHQEEKKNLEEKRRELEEEINAFSRRKVAAETLMGQALQGCSHQPFKKDKDKKNFFSLPSACSLTSGRNVN; encoded by the exons ATGGCGGCCGCGGAGGTGGACGTGTTCGCA AATGAGGAAAAGCGAAACCTGGATCTCGGTGGCCATGTTGGCTTTGACAGTCTTCCTGATCAGCTGGTCAGCAAATCAGTAGCACAAGGATTCTGCTTTAACATCCTCTGTGTAG GTGAAACTGGAATCGGGAAGTCAACCATGATGAACACTCTCTTCAATACAATGTTTGAAAATGAGGAAGCTAGCCACTACGAGCGAGACGTGCAGCTGCGCCCTGAAACGTATGAACTGCGGGAGAGTAATGTCAACCTTAAGCTGACAGTTGTGCAGACCGTGGGCTTTGGAGACCAGATCAACAAGGAGGATAG CTTTAAACCCATTCTCGACTATATTGATACTCAATTTGAAAAGTATCTGGAAGAGGAGCTGAAAATAAAGCGGTCCTTGTTCAATTACCACGACACCAGAATCCACATCTGCCTGTATTTTATTGCTCCTAACGGACATTCACTGAAGTCCCTCGACCTCGTCACCATGAAGAAACTGGATAGCAAG GTTAACATCATCCCTATCATTGCAAAGTCAGACACTGTGAACCGGAGCGAACTGGACAAGTTGAAGATCAAAATCATGAGTGAGTTGGTCAGCAATGGGGTGCAGATTTATCAGTTCCCTACAGAGGACGAGGCTGTAGCAGAGATCAACTCTTCTATGAAT ACTCATCTTCCTTTTGCTGTGGTTGGAAGTGTAGACGACGTTAAAGTGGGAAATAAACTGGTGAAGGCCAGGATGTACCCCTGGGGATCAGTGCAAG TGGAGAACGAAAGCCACTGTGATTTTGTGAAGCTGAGGGAGATGCTGCTGCGTGTGAACATGGAGGATCTGAGGGAGCAGACGCACGCACGTCACTATGAACTGTACCGCCGCTGCAAGCTGGAGGAGATGGGCTTCAAGGACACGGGCCCTGACAGCCAGTCATTCAG CCTGCAGGAAACATATGAAGCCAAGAGGAAAGAGTTCCTTGTGGAGCTGCAGCGTAAAGAGGAAGAAATGAGACAGATGTTTGTTAACAAAGTCAAGGAGACGGAAGCGGAGCtgaaagagaaggaaaaagaG CTTCACGAGAGGTTTGAGCAGCTCAAACGCATGCAccaggaagaaaagaagaatTTGGAGGAGAAAAGGCGAGAGCTGGAGGAAGAGATCAACGCCTTCAGTAGAAGAAAGGTTGCAGCTGAGACTCTGATGGGACAGGCACTGCAGGGCTGCTCGCATCAGCCCTTTAAGAAGGACAAGGACAAGAAAAA CTTCTTTAGTCTTCCCTCAGCGTGCTCCTTAACCTCAGGAAGAAATGTGAATTAG
- the LOC114471307 gene encoding septin-8-A-like isoform X2, translating into MAAAEVDVFANEEKRNLDLGGHVGFDSLPDQLVSKSVAQGFCFNILCVGETGIGKSTMMNTLFNTMFENEEASHYERDVQLRPETYELRESNVNLKLTVVQTVGFGDQINKEDSFKPILDYIDTQFEKYLEEELKIKRSLFNYHDTRIHICLYFIAPNGHSLKSLDLVTMKKLDSKVNIIPIIAKSDTVNRSELDKLKIKIMSELVSNGVQIYQFPTEDEAVAEINSSMNTHLPFAVVGSVDDVKVGNKLVKARMYPWGSVQVENESHCDFVKLREMLLRVNMEDLREQTHARHYELYRRCKLEEMGFKDTGPDSQSFSLQETYEAKRKEFLVELQRKEEEMRQMFVNKVKETEAELKEKEKELHERFEQLKRMHQEEKKNLEEKRRELEEEINAFSRRKVAAETLMGQALQGCSHQPFKKDKDKKN; encoded by the exons ATGGCGGCCGCGGAGGTGGACGTGTTCGCA AATGAGGAAAAGCGAAACCTGGATCTCGGTGGCCATGTTGGCTTTGACAGTCTTCCTGATCAGCTGGTCAGCAAATCAGTAGCACAAGGATTCTGCTTTAACATCCTCTGTGTAG GTGAAACTGGAATCGGGAAGTCAACCATGATGAACACTCTCTTCAATACAATGTTTGAAAATGAGGAAGCTAGCCACTACGAGCGAGACGTGCAGCTGCGCCCTGAAACGTATGAACTGCGGGAGAGTAATGTCAACCTTAAGCTGACAGTTGTGCAGACCGTGGGCTTTGGAGACCAGATCAACAAGGAGGATAG CTTTAAACCCATTCTCGACTATATTGATACTCAATTTGAAAAGTATCTGGAAGAGGAGCTGAAAATAAAGCGGTCCTTGTTCAATTACCACGACACCAGAATCCACATCTGCCTGTATTTTATTGCTCCTAACGGACATTCACTGAAGTCCCTCGACCTCGTCACCATGAAGAAACTGGATAGCAAG GTTAACATCATCCCTATCATTGCAAAGTCAGACACTGTGAACCGGAGCGAACTGGACAAGTTGAAGATCAAAATCATGAGTGAGTTGGTCAGCAATGGGGTGCAGATTTATCAGTTCCCTACAGAGGACGAGGCTGTAGCAGAGATCAACTCTTCTATGAAT ACTCATCTTCCTTTTGCTGTGGTTGGAAGTGTAGACGACGTTAAAGTGGGAAATAAACTGGTGAAGGCCAGGATGTACCCCTGGGGATCAGTGCAAG TGGAGAACGAAAGCCACTGTGATTTTGTGAAGCTGAGGGAGATGCTGCTGCGTGTGAACATGGAGGATCTGAGGGAGCAGACGCACGCACGTCACTATGAACTGTACCGCCGCTGCAAGCTGGAGGAGATGGGCTTCAAGGACACGGGCCCTGACAGCCAGTCATTCAG CCTGCAGGAAACATATGAAGCCAAGAGGAAAGAGTTCCTTGTGGAGCTGCAGCGTAAAGAGGAAGAAATGAGACAGATGTTTGTTAACAAAGTCAAGGAGACGGAAGCGGAGCtgaaagagaaggaaaaagaG CTTCACGAGAGGTTTGAGCAGCTCAAACGCATGCAccaggaagaaaagaagaatTTGGAGGAGAAAAGGCGAGAGCTGGAGGAAGAGATCAACGCCTTCAGTAGAAGAAAGGTTGCAGCTGAGACTCTGATGGGACAGGCACTGCAGGGCTGCTCGCATCAGCCCTTTAAGAAGGACAAGGACAAGAAAAA TTGA